A single genomic interval of Mycobacterium sp. DL592 harbors:
- a CDS encoding ATP-binding cassette domain-containing protein has product MRGPWGPVYGPVDLDIPRGGLNVLVCPAGSGRTALLMTIAGRMAPQSGELDVLGARSARQIFALAALAGIDELDTVPESVTVRDLITEQMRWDAAWYRLVPRADEAALTTMCARVFGPHPLPPLDEYFEELSELDRLLLRIALANTKTPPLLVVGNLDFVTSDVNRDLLIERLIDLGTDQTVVTATVNGVTGHDVRSQIEVANTDRAQLAQTQKGTG; this is encoded by the coding sequence ATGCGGGGGCCATGGGGACCGGTCTACGGGCCCGTCGACCTCGACATCCCGCGCGGTGGGCTCAATGTCCTGGTGTGCCCGGCAGGATCCGGGCGGACAGCGCTGCTGATGACGATCGCCGGACGGATGGCTCCGCAATCCGGCGAACTGGACGTGCTCGGCGCCCGCAGCGCCCGCCAGATCTTCGCGCTGGCCGCCCTCGCCGGTATCGACGAACTCGATACGGTGCCCGAGTCCGTCACCGTGCGTGACCTGATCACCGAGCAAATGCGTTGGGACGCAGCGTGGTACCGCCTGGTGCCCCGAGCAGACGAGGCTGCGTTGACGACGATGTGCGCCCGGGTGTTCGGGCCCCATCCGCTGCCCCCACTCGACGAGTACTTCGAGGAACTCTCCGAACTCGATCGTCTCCTGCTCCGCATAGCGTTGGCCAACACCAAGACTCCGCCACTGCTCGTCGTCGGGAACCTCGACTTCGTGACCAGTGACGTCAACCGGGACCTTCTCATCGAGCGGCTCATCGACCTCGGCACCGACCAGACGGTCGTCACGGCCACCGTCAACGGTGTCACCGGCCACGACGTGCGCTCACAGATCGAGGTCGCCAACACCGATCGGGCGCAATTGGCTCAGACGCAGAAAGGGACGGGGTGA
- a CDS encoding VOC family protein — protein MSPDRPSRQEISDAIGGVGWRLILGAIYTEVATDSLAQAAEVAALAAEAAGADGDGHLGIDVRADRAVLRLHSAALGGVTALDVRLAGTLATALTARGWQLRPATVQALEIAIDALDIPAVRPFWKAVTGYIDEPGPSDLSDGLIDPWARGPAIWFQQMDAPRPQRNRIHLDVDVAHDVALGRIDAALAAGGRLLSDAAAPAFWVLADPEGNEVCICTWQGRD, from the coding sequence ATGAGTCCCGACCGCCCGAGTCGCCAAGAGATCTCCGACGCGATCGGGGGTGTGGGCTGGCGGCTGATTCTCGGCGCGATCTACACCGAGGTCGCCACCGACTCGCTGGCGCAGGCCGCCGAGGTCGCCGCACTGGCGGCCGAGGCCGCTGGCGCTGACGGCGACGGCCACCTCGGCATCGACGTCCGTGCCGACCGCGCTGTACTGCGACTGCACTCCGCGGCGCTCGGCGGGGTGACCGCCCTCGACGTCCGGTTGGCCGGCACGCTGGCCACCGCTCTCACCGCACGGGGATGGCAACTGCGCCCGGCCACCGTGCAAGCACTGGAGATCGCCATCGACGCCCTGGACATCCCCGCGGTGCGGCCGTTCTGGAAGGCGGTCACCGGCTACATCGACGAGCCCGGACCGTCCGACCTCAGCGACGGCCTGATCGATCCGTGGGCGCGGGGACCGGCGATCTGGTTTCAGCAGATGGATGCGCCCAGACCTCAACGCAATCGCATCCACCTCGACGTCGACGTGGCCCACGACGTCGCACTCGGGCGCATCGACGCCGCGCTCGCCGCGGGCGGCCGGCTGCTGTCGGACGCCGCCGCGCCGGCCTTCTGGGTGCTGGCCGACCCGGAGGGCAACGAGGTCTGCATCTGCACCTGGCAGGGCCGCGACTGA
- a CDS encoding proline--tRNA ligase, with the protein MITRMSELFLRTLRDDPADAEVPSHKLLIRAGYVRPIAPGLYSWLPLGLRVLRKIEKVVREEMVAIGGQEILFPALLPKAPYETTNRWTEYGDGVFRLKDRRDNDYMLGPTHEEFFTLTVKGEYSSYKDFPLLLFQIQTKYRDEARPRAGILRGREFVMKDSYSFDIDEGGLKNAYHAHRDAYQRMFDRLAIRYVIVSAVSGAMGGSASEEFLAESEVGEDTFVRCLQSGYAANVEAVTTAVPDAIPFDGLPEPTVHDTGDTPTIATLVEWANSVGLGREITAADTLKNVLLKTRQPGGDWELLAIGVPGDREVDDKRLGAALEPADYAMLDDADFAKYPFLKKGYIGPKALLANGVRYLVDPRVVDGTSWITGADETGKHVVGLVAGRDFVADGTIEAAEVRDGDPSPDGAGPLVSARGIEIGHIFQLGRKYTDAFSADVLGEDGKPVRLTMGSYGVGVSRLVAVIAEQHHDGLGLRWPTSVSPFDVHVVIANKDAEARTGAEELARDLDRLGLEVLLDDRTASPGVKFKDAELLGMPWIVVVGRGWADGVVELRNRFSGDSREVPAATAVAEIASAIAEAQP; encoded by the coding sequence GTGATCACCCGCATGTCCGAGCTGTTCTTGCGCACGCTGCGCGACGACCCGGCCGACGCCGAAGTGCCCAGCCACAAACTGTTGATCCGGGCGGGCTACGTCCGACCGATCGCGCCAGGCCTGTACAGCTGGCTGCCGCTGGGCTTGCGGGTGCTGCGCAAGATCGAGAAGGTCGTGCGCGAGGAGATGGTGGCCATCGGCGGTCAGGAGATCCTGTTCCCGGCGCTGCTGCCCAAGGCGCCGTATGAAACCACCAACCGCTGGACCGAATACGGCGACGGCGTATTCCGTCTCAAGGACCGCCGCGACAACGACTACATGCTCGGACCCACCCACGAAGAGTTCTTCACCTTGACGGTGAAGGGGGAGTACAGCTCCTACAAGGACTTTCCGCTGCTGCTGTTCCAAATCCAGACCAAGTACCGCGACGAGGCCCGGCCCCGGGCCGGCATCCTGCGCGGCCGCGAGTTCGTGATGAAGGACTCGTACTCGTTCGACATCGACGAGGGCGGGCTCAAGAACGCCTACCACGCGCACCGCGACGCCTACCAACGGATGTTCGACCGGCTTGCGATCCGTTACGTGATCGTCTCGGCGGTGTCCGGGGCGATGGGCGGCAGTGCCTCGGAAGAGTTCCTGGCCGAAAGTGAAGTCGGCGAGGACACTTTCGTGCGCTGCCTGCAATCGGGGTATGCCGCCAACGTCGAGGCCGTGACGACCGCGGTGCCCGACGCGATCCCGTTCGACGGCCTGCCCGAGCCGACCGTCCACGACACCGGCGACACCCCGACGATCGCCACCCTGGTGGAGTGGGCCAACTCCGTGGGCCTCGGCCGGGAGATCACCGCGGCGGACACGCTGAAGAACGTGCTGCTGAAGACCCGCCAGCCCGGCGGCGACTGGGAGTTGCTCGCCATCGGCGTGCCCGGCGACCGCGAGGTCGACGACAAGCGGCTCGGCGCCGCACTCGAGCCGGCCGACTACGCGATGCTCGACGACGCCGACTTCGCCAAGTATCCCTTCCTGAAGAAGGGTTACATCGGCCCGAAGGCATTGCTGGCCAACGGTGTTCGCTATCTCGTCGATCCGCGCGTGGTCGACGGTACATCGTGGATCACCGGGGCTGACGAGACCGGCAAGCATGTCGTCGGTCTGGTGGCCGGCCGCGACTTCGTCGCCGACGGCACCATCGAGGCCGCCGAGGTGCGTGACGGCGACCCGTCACCCGACGGTGCCGGGCCGCTGGTGTCGGCGCGCGGTATCGAGATCGGCCACATCTTCCAGTTGGGCCGCAAGTACACCGACGCGTTCTCCGCCGATGTCCTCGGCGAGGACGGCAAGCCGGTGCGGCTGACCATGGGCTCCTACGGCGTGGGCGTGTCGCGACTGGTCGCGGTGATCGCCGAACAGCACCACGACGGGCTCGGTCTGCGCTGGCCGACGTCGGTGTCGCCGTTCGACGTACACGTGGTGATCGCCAACAAGGATGCCGAAGCCCGCACCGGCGCCGAGGAGCTGGCCCGCGACCTCGACCGGCTCGGCCTGGAGGTGCTGCTCGACGACCGCACCGCCTCGCCGGGGGTGAAGTTCAAGGACGCCGAACTTCTCGGCATGCCGTGGATCGTGGTGGTCGGCCGCGGCTGGGCCGACGGAGTGGTGGAACTGCGCAACCGGTTCAGCGGCGACAGTCGGGAAGTCCCGGCCGCGACCGCGGTGGCCGAGATCGCGTCGGCGATCGCCGAGGCTCAGCCCTAA